The proteins below are encoded in one region of Nocardioides marmorisolisilvae:
- a CDS encoding dihydrofolate reductase, with translation MTRTSGPAGGRRVILVAAVADNGVIGAAGAIPWHLSADFAHFKEVTRGHTLVMGRATFDSIGRPLPGRPNIVVTRNPAWTASGVQVAGSLAGALQQAAAYDGDVAVIGGAGVYAEALPLADLQVLTEVHLSPVGDTHYPAFDRAQWREVRREPGPDGPVGYEWVWLERVRDLA, from the coding sequence ATGACCCGGACGAGCGGCCCGGCGGGTGGCCGTCGCGTGATCCTCGTGGCCGCGGTCGCCGACAACGGTGTGATCGGCGCAGCGGGCGCCATCCCGTGGCACCTGTCCGCGGACTTCGCGCATTTCAAGGAGGTCACTCGTGGGCACACGCTGGTGATGGGGCGGGCCACCTTCGACTCCATCGGCCGGCCGCTGCCGGGGCGCCCCAACATCGTGGTCACCCGCAACCCCGCCTGGACCGCGTCCGGCGTCCAGGTCGCCGGCTCCCTCGCCGGCGCCCTCCAGCAGGCCGCGGCGTACGACGGCGACGTGGCGGTCATCGGCGGTGCCGGGGTCTACGCCGAGGCCCTCCCGCTCGCCGACCTCCAGGTGCTCACCGAGGTGCACCTTTCCCCGGTCGGGGACACGCACTATCCGGCGTTCGACCGGGCGCAGTGGCGTGAGGTCCGGCGCGAGCCCGGTCCGGACGGCCCGGTCGGCTACGAGTGGGTGTGGCTCGAGCGGGTGCGCGACTTAGCCTGA
- a CDS encoding LLM class flavin-dependent oxidoreductase — MRLSTVIIAHDRWHGGGRATWHRAEQLGFHAAYTYDHLSWRSFRDRPWWGAVPTLTAAAAVTERIRLGTMVTSPNFRHPVTLAKDLVGLDDVSGGRVTLGIGAGGTGYDATAMGQQAWSRSERTRRFEEFVTMLDRLLREPEGVTQRGEFYAADEVRNLPGCVQQPRLPFAVAATGPRGLALAARYGQAWVTTGDDSVTTNGTPAQSLAALRGQLGRLDEACTAAGRDPAELDRILLAGFTPEQQGPLASLAAFDDFAGAHAELGFTELVLHWPVADSIFAADPRVFEQIAVERASG, encoded by the coding sequence ATGCGACTGAGCACCGTCATCATCGCCCACGATCGCTGGCACGGAGGCGGCCGCGCTACATGGCACCGAGCCGAGCAGCTCGGCTTCCACGCCGCCTACACCTACGACCACCTGTCCTGGCGCAGCTTCCGAGACCGACCGTGGTGGGGTGCCGTGCCGACCCTGACCGCGGCAGCAGCGGTCACCGAGCGGATCCGGCTCGGCACCATGGTGACCTCGCCGAACTTCCGGCACCCGGTCACGCTGGCCAAGGACCTGGTCGGCCTCGACGACGTCTCCGGCGGTCGGGTCACCCTCGGCATCGGCGCTGGCGGAACCGGGTACGACGCCACCGCCATGGGGCAGCAGGCCTGGTCGCGCAGCGAGCGCACCCGCCGGTTCGAGGAGTTCGTCACGATGCTCGACCGGCTGCTCCGCGAGCCCGAGGGTGTGACGCAGCGCGGAGAGTTCTACGCGGCCGACGAGGTACGCAACCTCCCCGGCTGCGTCCAGCAGCCCCGACTGCCCTTCGCCGTCGCGGCCACCGGACCACGCGGACTCGCGCTCGCGGCGCGGTACGGGCAGGCCTGGGTCACCACCGGAGACGACTCCGTCACCACGAACGGGACGCCGGCGCAGTCCCTGGCCGCGCTACGCGGACAGCTGGGCCGGCTCGACGAGGCCTGCACCGCCGCGGGCCGCGATCCCGCCGAGCTCGACCGGATCCTGCTGGCCGGCTTCACCCCCGAGCAGCAGGGGCCGCTGGCCTCGCTCGCGGCCTTCGACGACTTCGCCGGTGCGCACGCCGAGCTGGGCTTCACCGAGCTGGTGCTGCACTGGCCGGTCGCGGACTCGATCTTCGCCGCCGACCCTCGGGTGTTCGAGCAGATCGCAGTGGAGAGGGCGTCAGGCTAA
- a CDS encoding ribonuclease J — protein sequence MSHPHFELSPPPELPAGGLRVVALGGLGEVGRNMTVFEYDGRLLVVDCGVLFPEENHPGVDLILPDFDAIRGRLDLIDALVLTHGHEDHIGAVPYLLRERSDIPLVGSQLTLALVGSKLREHRIKDTSQHIVTEGDRISFGPWDLEFVAVNHSIPDALAVAIRTGAGTVLHTGDFKMDQLPLDRRITDLRAFARLGEEGVDLFLTDSTNAEVPGFTTSERNIAPVLDRVFHQSKQRIIVACFASHVHRVQQVMDAAARHGRKVAYVGRSMVRNMAIARDLGYLDVPPDLLVDAKALADVPPDRVVLISTGSQGEPLSALSRIAQRNHSFVQIEPGDTVVLASSLIPGNENAVYRVINGLIRCGAEVVHKGNALVHVSGHASAGELLYCYNIVKPRNVMPVHGETRHMHANADLARATGVPAENVVVAEDGVVVDLVDGRARISGKVECGYVFVDGSSIGDITESSLKDRRILGEEGFISVIVVLDSQTGKVLSGPEIHARGFAENDTTFDGIRQPIMDAIDKAVSEGVDDTYQLQQTIRRVVGRWVSNTHRRRPMIIPVVLEA from the coding sequence GTGAGCCATCCCCACTTCGAGCTCAGCCCTCCGCCCGAGCTCCCCGCTGGCGGCTTGAGGGTGGTCGCCCTGGGCGGCCTCGGCGAGGTCGGCCGCAACATGACGGTCTTCGAGTACGACGGCCGGCTCCTCGTCGTGGACTGCGGCGTGCTGTTCCCCGAGGAGAACCATCCAGGGGTCGACCTGATCCTGCCCGACTTCGACGCCATCCGCGGCAGGCTCGACCTCATCGACGCACTGGTGCTGACCCACGGCCACGAGGACCACATCGGTGCGGTGCCCTACCTGCTGCGCGAGCGCTCCGACATCCCGCTGGTCGGTTCCCAGCTCACCTTGGCGCTGGTCGGCTCCAAGCTGCGCGAGCACCGCATCAAGGACACCAGCCAGCACATCGTCACCGAGGGCGACCGGATCAGCTTCGGGCCGTGGGACCTGGAGTTCGTCGCGGTCAACCACTCCATCCCCGATGCGCTCGCGGTCGCGATCCGCACCGGCGCGGGGACAGTCCTGCACACCGGCGACTTCAAGATGGACCAGCTACCCCTGGACCGACGGATCACCGACCTGCGGGCGTTCGCCAGGTTGGGGGAGGAGGGCGTGGACCTCTTCCTCACGGACTCGACCAATGCGGAGGTCCCGGGCTTCACCACCTCCGAGCGCAACATCGCACCGGTTCTGGACCGGGTGTTCCACCAGAGCAAGCAGCGGATCATCGTGGCCTGCTTCGCCTCGCACGTGCACCGGGTGCAGCAGGTGATGGACGCCGCCGCGCGCCACGGCCGCAAGGTCGCCTACGTGGGCCGCTCCATGGTGCGCAACATGGCGATCGCGCGTGACCTCGGCTACCTCGACGTGCCACCGGACCTGCTGGTGGACGCCAAGGCGCTGGCCGACGTGCCGCCGGACCGCGTGGTGCTGATCTCGACCGGCTCCCAGGGCGAGCCCCTCTCCGCGTTGTCGCGGATCGCACAGCGCAACCACAGCTTCGTGCAGATCGAACCGGGCGACACCGTCGTCCTCGCCTCGTCGTTGATCCCCGGCAACGAGAACGCCGTCTACCGGGTCATCAACGGGCTGATCCGCTGCGGCGCGGAAGTGGTGCACAAGGGCAACGCCCTGGTGCACGTCTCGGGACACGCCAGCGCCGGTGAGCTCCTCTACTGCTACAACATCGTCAAGCCCCGCAACGTGATGCCGGTGCACGGCGAGACCCGGCACATGCACGCGAACGCCGACCTGGCCCGCGCCACCGGCGTACCGGCCGAGAACGTCGTGGTGGCCGAGGACGGCGTCGTCGTGGACCTGGTCGACGGCCGGGCCCGGATCAGCGGCAAGGTCGAGTGCGGCTACGTGTTCGTCGACGGAAGCTCCATCGGGGACATCACCGAGTCCTCGCTCAAGGACCGTCGGATCCTCGGCGAGGAGGGGTTCATCTCGGTGATCGTCGTCCTGGACTCCCAGACCGGCAAGGTGCTCAGCGGACCCGAGATCCACGCCCGTGGCTTCGCCGAGAACGACACCACCTTCGACGGCATCAGGCAGCCGATCATGGATGCGATCGACAAGGCGGTCAGCGAGGGTGTCGACGACACCTACCAGCTCCAGCAGACCATCCGGCGGGTCGTCGGTCGGTGGGTGTCCAACACGCATCGCCGCCGACCGATGATCATCCCGGTCGTGCTGGAGGCCTGA
- a CDS encoding DNA translocase FtsK: MATRTSSPPASRGKSSSRSKPGGRGSNSRSRSSRSGKRTPAQKSARKSSGASARRTAPRAVRNGPGPVSRGFGVLGHGVARAWLGVAGGVGSGVRRVGQGARELEPEHRRDGAALLMLALAVVVAASVWWQLPGSVFAATRAVVAGSVGLLAWLVPLLLCFVAWRNMRNPEVNGPVGRQVIGWAAFLFGVLGIIHIANGSPAPKDGDASDLQQAGGALGFVVSKLLTDLLHTAYVVVPILVLLAFFGLLVITATPLYQVPTRLREGRDRLLGRQIAAEEPEQESRARRRRPAIGDEVDPEMGDPAYDTPVLEDREVRKHGRRKAVAEVDPDEEQTVKVGVVGADGQLEPPPHTPLPARVEQLSLSGDVAYALPDSQVLKPGSPHKARSKASDDVVERLTQVLDEFGIDAQVTGYMRGPTVTRYEVELGPAVKVEKVTALSKNIAYAVASADVRILSPIPGKSAIGIEIPNRDKEIVSLGDVLRSGAARNDHHPMVVGLGKDVEGGFVVANLAKMPHLLVAGATGSGKSSFINSMITSVLMRSTPDEVRMILVDPKRVELNAYEGIPHLITPIITNPKKAAEALSWVVREMDLRYDDLANFGFRHIDDFNKAVRGGKVQVPAGSERVLAPYPYLLVVVDELADLMMVAPRDVEDSVVRITQLARAAGIHLVLATQRPSVDVVTGLIKANVPSRLAFATSSLADSRVILDQPGAEKLVGQGDGLFLPMGANKPARIQGSWVTEAEIHQVVKLCTEQLQPTYVEDVTAPQASKRELDDDIGDDLDLVVQAVELVVSTQFGSTSMLQRKLRVGFAKAGRLMDILESRGVVGPSEGSKARDVLVKPDDLDDVIASLQGEQ; the protein is encoded by the coding sequence ATGGCGACCCGTACGTCTTCCCCGCCGGCGTCGCGCGGCAAGAGCAGCTCCCGCAGCAAGCCTGGCGGGCGCGGCTCGAACTCGCGGTCCCGGTCGTCCAGGAGCGGCAAGCGCACGCCTGCGCAGAAGTCGGCACGGAAGTCGTCCGGGGCCTCGGCTCGTCGTACGGCGCCCCGCGCGGTACGCAACGGGCCCGGACCGGTTTCGCGCGGCTTCGGAGTGCTGGGACACGGGGTCGCCCGGGCCTGGCTGGGGGTCGCCGGTGGAGTCGGCAGCGGCGTGCGTCGCGTCGGTCAGGGCGCGCGCGAGCTCGAGCCCGAGCACCGTCGGGACGGTGCCGCGCTGCTGATGCTCGCGCTCGCCGTCGTGGTGGCGGCGTCGGTGTGGTGGCAGCTGCCCGGCTCGGTGTTCGCGGCCACCCGTGCGGTCGTGGCCGGCTCGGTCGGGCTGCTCGCCTGGCTGGTGCCGCTGCTGCTCTGCTTCGTCGCGTGGCGCAACATGCGCAACCCCGAGGTCAACGGTCCTGTGGGCCGTCAGGTGATCGGCTGGGCGGCGTTCCTCTTCGGCGTGCTCGGGATCATCCACATCGCCAACGGCTCCCCGGCCCCCAAGGACGGCGACGCGTCCGACCTGCAGCAGGCGGGCGGAGCGCTCGGTTTCGTGGTCTCCAAGCTGCTCACCGATCTGCTCCACACGGCGTACGTCGTGGTGCCGATCCTGGTGCTGCTCGCCTTCTTCGGGCTGCTCGTGATCACCGCGACGCCGCTCTACCAGGTGCCCACCAGGCTCCGTGAGGGCCGCGACCGACTGCTCGGTCGCCAGATCGCCGCAGAGGAGCCGGAGCAGGAATCTCGGGCGCGACGGCGTCGTCCCGCCATCGGCGACGAGGTCGACCCTGAGATGGGGGATCCTGCCTACGACACCCCCGTGTTGGAGGACCGCGAGGTCAGGAAGCATGGCCGCAGGAAGGCGGTGGCCGAGGTCGATCCCGACGAGGAGCAGACCGTCAAGGTCGGCGTCGTCGGTGCGGACGGGCAGCTCGAACCGCCTCCGCACACGCCGTTGCCGGCCCGCGTCGAGCAGCTCTCGTTGTCCGGAGACGTCGCCTACGCGCTGCCCGACAGCCAGGTGCTCAAGCCGGGCAGCCCGCACAAGGCACGCTCCAAGGCCTCCGATGACGTGGTCGAACGACTCACCCAGGTCCTCGACGAGTTCGGCATCGACGCCCAGGTGACCGGCTACATGCGCGGGCCGACGGTGACCCGCTACGAGGTCGAGCTGGGCCCGGCGGTCAAGGTCGAGAAGGTCACCGCGCTCAGCAAGAACATCGCGTACGCCGTGGCCAGCGCCGACGTCCGCATCCTCAGCCCGATCCCGGGGAAGTCGGCGATCGGCATCGAGATCCCCAACCGGGACAAGGAGATCGTGTCCCTGGGCGACGTGCTCCGCTCGGGCGCCGCGCGCAACGACCACCACCCGATGGTGGTCGGCCTCGGCAAGGACGTCGAGGGTGGCTTCGTGGTGGCGAACCTGGCCAAGATGCCCCACCTGCTGGTCGCCGGCGCGACCGGTTCCGGCAAGTCCAGCTTCATCAACTCGATGATCACCTCGGTGCTGATGCGTTCCACGCCCGACGAGGTGCGGATGATCCTGGTCGACCCCAAGCGGGTCGAGCTGAACGCCTACGAGGGCATCCCGCACCTGATCACGCCGATCATCACCAACCCCAAGAAGGCCGCCGAGGCGTTGAGCTGGGTGGTGCGCGAGATGGACCTGCGCTACGACGACCTGGCGAACTTCGGCTTCCGGCACATCGACGACTTCAACAAGGCGGTCCGCGGCGGCAAGGTGCAGGTGCCGGCCGGATCCGAGCGCGTCCTCGCGCCGTACCCCTATCTGCTCGTGGTGGTCGACGAGCTCGCCGACCTGATGATGGTGGCGCCCCGCGACGTCGAGGACTCGGTCGTGCGGATCACGCAGCTCGCCCGGGCGGCGGGAATCCACCTCGTGCTGGCGACCCAGCGGCCCAGCGTCGACGTGGTGACGGGCCTGATCAAGGCGAACGTGCCGTCGCGACTGGCGTTCGCGACCAGCTCGCTCGCCGACAGCCGGGTGATTCTCGACCAGCCGGGCGCGGAGAAGCTGGTCGGCCAGGGCGACGGGCTGTTCCTGCCGATGGGCGCCAACAAGCCCGCGCGGATCCAGGGCAGCTGGGTCACCGAGGCCGAGATCCACCAGGTCGTCAAGCTGTGCACCGAGCAGCTCCAGCCGACCTACGTCGAGGACGTGACCGCGCCGCAGGCGTCCAAGCGTGAGCTCGACGACGACATCGGCGACGACCTCGACCTGGTGGTCCAGGCGGTGGAGCTGGTCGTCTCGACCCAGTTCGGGTCCACCTCGATGCTGCAGCGCAAGCTGCGGGTCGGTTTCGCGAAGGCGGGGCGCCTGATGGACATCCTGGAGAGTCGCGGCGTGGTCGGACCCAGCGAGGGCTCCAAGGCGCGTGACGTGCTGGTCAAGCCCGACGATCTCGATGACGTGATCGCAAGCCTGCAGGGGGAACAGTGA
- a CDS encoding gluconokinase, translated as MSDRAGRRIVVAGVSGSGKSTVGSELADALGVAFRDGDDFHSKANVDKMTAGIALTDDDRRPWLRSIGRWLHDHEGVVACSALRRSYRDLVREACPDAWTAQLTGDRDLIAERQAARHGHFMPSSLMDSQWATFEPLGPDEAGIVVDVGPEVPVLVDRILEALEVE; from the coding sequence ATGTCTGATCGAGCGGGCCGGCGCATCGTGGTCGCCGGCGTGTCGGGGTCGGGCAAGTCGACGGTGGGCAGCGAGCTGGCGGACGCGCTCGGCGTGGCGTTCCGCGACGGAGACGACTTCCACAGCAAAGCCAACGTGGACAAGATGACCGCCGGCATCGCACTCACCGACGACGACCGTCGGCCCTGGCTGCGCAGCATCGGCCGCTGGCTGCACGACCACGAGGGGGTGGTGGCCTGCTCGGCCCTGAGGCGGTCCTACCGCGACCTGGTCCGGGAGGCCTGTCCGGACGCATGGACGGCGCAGCTGACCGGGGACCGCGATCTGATCGCCGAGCGGCAGGCGGCCCGGCACGGCCACTTCATGCCGTCCTCGCTGATGGACTCCCAGTGGGCCACCTTCGAGCCGCTCGGACCCGACGAGGCGGGCATCGTCGTCGACGTCGGACCCGAGGTGCCGGTGCTGGTCGATCGGATCCTCGAGGCGCTCGAGGTGGAGTGA
- a CDS encoding mycothiol transferase has product MDVNELLTDELDRVRTQVPQIVEGLDDDALCWRPGPEGNTIAWLVWHLTRIQDDHLAAVAGLEQAWTAAGWYERFDLPFPAEDHGFGHSAEQVGQVRVGSRLLAGYHGAVADRYAGFVGGLTASDLDEVVDTRWDPPVTLGVRLASVVGEVHAHAGQAAFVRGLWERRTR; this is encoded by the coding sequence ATGGACGTCAACGAGCTCCTGACCGATGAGCTGGACCGGGTCCGCACGCAGGTGCCCCAGATCGTGGAGGGCCTCGACGACGACGCGCTCTGCTGGCGCCCCGGTCCCGAAGGGAACACCATCGCCTGGCTGGTGTGGCACCTGACCCGGATCCAGGACGACCACCTCGCCGCGGTGGCCGGCCTCGAGCAGGCCTGGACGGCCGCCGGCTGGTATGAGCGCTTCGATCTGCCCTTCCCGGCCGAGGACCACGGGTTCGGGCACTCCGCCGAGCAGGTCGGGCAGGTCCGCGTCGGCAGCAGGCTGCTGGCCGGCTACCACGGCGCAGTCGCGGACCGGTACGCCGGCTTCGTCGGCGGACTCACCGCCAGCGACCTCGACGAGGTGGTGGACACCCGTTGGGACCCGCCGGTCACGCTCGGGGTGCGGCTGGCCAGCGTGGTGGGGGAGGTCCACGCCCACGCCGGCCAAGCCGCGTTCGTGCGCGGGCTCTGGGAGCGCCGCACGCGTTGA
- the dapA gene encoding 4-hydroxy-tetrahydrodipicolinate synthase, whose amino-acid sequence MSLPAAPFGRMLTAMVTPFREDGSVDLDAVAAVATHLVDHGHDGIVVSGTTGESPTTSIGEDGEIVAATKAAVGDRATVVAGVGTNSTNHSVELAEQAAKAGADGVLLVTPYYSKPSPAGVLAHFRAVVEAGGLPTMLYDVPARTGTTIAMPVFEALADHDLVVAVKDATGLFARAAVLTGLGYAVYSGDDANTLGYLAHGGCGLVSVVGHVAGPQLAAMMDAFGAGDHAGALTAYRGLTPAFDAVMGVPNYGATTAKAALQLAGVLDNRRVRPPLMELDDHELAALRGGLTAAGLL is encoded by the coding sequence ATGAGTCTTCCCGCGGCGCCCTTCGGGCGCATGCTCACCGCGATGGTGACCCCGTTCCGCGAGGACGGGTCGGTCGACCTCGACGCGGTGGCGGCCGTGGCCACCCACCTCGTCGATCACGGCCATGACGGCATCGTCGTCTCCGGGACCACCGGCGAGTCGCCGACCACGTCGATCGGCGAGGATGGCGAGATCGTGGCCGCGACGAAGGCGGCGGTGGGCGACCGGGCGACGGTCGTGGCCGGCGTGGGAACCAACAGCACGAACCACTCGGTCGAGCTTGCCGAGCAGGCGGCCAAGGCAGGGGCGGACGGTGTCCTGCTGGTCACGCCGTACTACAGCAAGCCCTCCCCGGCAGGCGTCCTGGCCCACTTCCGCGCTGTGGTCGAGGCGGGTGGCCTACCCACCATGCTGTACGACGTCCCGGCGCGCACCGGGACCACGATCGCGATGCCTGTCTTCGAGGCCCTGGCCGATCACGACCTCGTGGTCGCGGTCAAGGATGCGACCGGGCTCTTCGCCCGGGCGGCCGTTCTGACGGGGCTCGGCTACGCCGTCTACTCCGGTGATGACGCCAACACGCTCGGCTACCTGGCGCACGGCGGGTGCGGCCTGGTCAGCGTGGTCGGCCACGTCGCCGGTCCGCAGCTGGCCGCGATGATGGACGCCTTCGGCGCCGGCGACCACGCCGGCGCACTGACGGCCTACCGGGGTCTGACCCCAGCGTTCGACGCGGTGATGGGGGTGCCGAACTACGGCGCGACGACCGCCAAGGCCGCCCTGCAGCTCGCCGGCGTCCTGGACAACCGCAGAGTCCGACCACCGTTGATGGAGCTCGACGACCACGAGCTCGCTGCGTTGCGCGGCGGCCTGACGGCGGCGGGTCTGCTGTGA
- a CDS encoding RodZ domain-containing protein, whose protein sequence is MTPGETDTTQAPFEVRRNTLLSAVLGIGAAAMAIAYLQRAGSGGSTLDWLICLVMAAIAVVQLVALVDARTPLLVADDQGVRIRLGGEWLGLPWGTVEQVVVEERDTPVRDGRLVVVPRNLGNALEALLPSSRRAAAWQRRLHGAPLTVPLSIGTRSSGDSAAAELRALAGGRADVVSLRGRERAHLDEQRIEGPDRSALTDTDQRAAELSEQSDPVLLAGPEIEPAPAQVTAPAPPRIADPVAAVRAARKVMRADVVRDDRPRIATPVRVEPADVTSRGAVVFDDFAPAARPDPLIGPVLAQARDRAGLTVDELSERTRIRPHVLEAMEVDDFAPCGGDFYARGHLRTLARYLGLDVDPLMATYDEHYSHGPINARRVFEAELATGMGGGMRATVGGPRWSLLVGAVLCLVMIWGVARFFTEQPPEITAPNAGDSAGLASNQTPITSPLTTIRQVEVKAIGARSRVVIVDRHGKALWRGVLHRGQSHGVAGVGPFQVHASNGAATRIRLGHTWRGQVGMLPQPAVREIG, encoded by the coding sequence ATGACACCGGGCGAGACGGATACGACCCAGGCACCCTTCGAGGTCCGCCGGAACACCTTGCTGAGCGCGGTTCTTGGCATCGGGGCGGCAGCGATGGCGATCGCCTACCTGCAGCGGGCGGGGTCGGGCGGTAGCACGCTCGACTGGCTGATCTGCCTGGTGATGGCCGCGATCGCCGTGGTCCAGCTGGTCGCCCTTGTCGACGCACGCACCCCGCTGCTGGTCGCCGACGACCAAGGGGTGCGGATCCGCTTGGGCGGCGAGTGGCTCGGACTGCCCTGGGGCACGGTCGAGCAGGTTGTCGTGGAGGAGCGGGACACACCGGTCCGCGATGGTCGCCTCGTCGTCGTACCCCGCAACCTCGGCAACGCGCTGGAGGCGCTGCTGCCGTCCTCGCGGCGCGCCGCCGCCTGGCAGCGGCGCCTGCACGGGGCTCCGCTGACCGTGCCGCTGTCCATCGGGACCCGTTCCAGCGGGGACTCGGCTGCCGCCGAGCTGCGCGCCCTGGCCGGTGGCCGGGCGGATGTGGTGTCCCTTCGGGGTCGGGAGCGTGCCCACCTCGACGAGCAGCGCATCGAGGGCCCGGATCGATCCGCCCTCACTGACACCGACCAGCGGGCTGCGGAACTGTCGGAGCAGTCCGACCCGGTGCTGCTCGCCGGGCCTGAGATCGAGCCGGCGCCCGCGCAGGTGACTGCGCCGGCACCGCCTCGCATCGCCGACCCTGTCGCCGCGGTCCGTGCGGCGCGGAAGGTGATGCGGGCGGACGTGGTCCGCGACGACCGTCCCCGGATCGCCACGCCGGTACGCGTCGAGCCTGCCGACGTCACCTCGCGTGGCGCGGTCGTCTTCGACGACTTCGCGCCGGCAGCTCGGCCCGACCCCCTGATCGGACCGGTGCTGGCGCAGGCGCGCGATCGGGCGGGACTCACGGTCGACGAGCTGAGCGAGCGCACCAGGATCCGTCCGCACGTCCTCGAGGCGATGGAGGTGGACGACTTCGCTCCCTGCGGCGGCGACTTCTATGCCCGCGGCCACCTGCGCACTCTTGCCCGCTACCTGGGACTCGACGTCGACCCGCTGATGGCCACGTATGACGAGCACTACTCCCACGGGCCGATCAACGCCCGTCGGGTGTTCGAGGCGGAGCTGGCCACCGGGATGGGCGGCGGCATGCGGGCCACCGTCGGCGGACCGCGCTGGAGCCTGTTGGTCGGCGCCGTGCTCTGCCTGGTGATGATCTGGGGCGTGGCTCGGTTCTTCACCGAGCAGCCCCCCGAGATCACCGCGCCCAACGCGGGCGACTCGGCCGGGCTGGCATCGAACCAGACCCCGATCACGTCGCCGCTGACCACCATCCGCCAGGTCGAGGTGAAGGCGATCGGAGCCCGCAGCCGGGTGGTGATCGTGGACCGACACGGCAAGGCCCTGTGGCGTGGCGTGCTGCACCGAGGGCAGTCGCACGGGGTCGCCGGTGTCGGCCCCTTCCAGGTGCATGCCAGCAACGGCGCGGCGACGCGGATCCGGCTGGGCCACACCTGGCGTGGGCAGGTCGGCATGCTGCCCCAGCCCGCGGTCCGCGAGATCGGCTGA
- a CDS encoding LLM class F420-dependent oxidoreductase yields MDLRVFTEPQQGATYDDLLAVALHAERLGFGAFFRSDHYLGMGTEGLPGPTDAWMTLAGLARDTTSIRLGTLMTSATFRLPGPLAIQVAQVDAMSGGRVELGIGAGWFEAEHTAYGIGFPGTSERFDRLAEQLEVITGLWRTPAGERFGHPGPHYPISDSPALPKPVQQPHPPVIIGGVGRRRTPVLAARFAAEFNLPFVSRDTTAAQFARVRRACEDIGRDPDSVVWSNALVLCCGSDEAEIARRAAAIGREVDELRENGLAGTPAEVVERIGEFARLGTERIYLQTLDLSDLDHLALVAAEVMPHV; encoded by the coding sequence ATGGATCTGCGCGTGTTCACCGAGCCGCAACAGGGCGCGACGTACGACGACCTGCTCGCGGTCGCGCTGCACGCCGAGAGGCTCGGCTTCGGGGCATTCTTCCGCTCCGACCACTACCTGGGCATGGGCACCGAGGGCCTGCCCGGGCCCACAGACGCGTGGATGACGCTGGCCGGACTGGCCCGGGACACCACGAGCATCCGGCTCGGCACGCTGATGACCTCGGCCACCTTCCGGCTGCCCGGTCCACTGGCGATCCAGGTGGCGCAGGTCGACGCGATGAGCGGAGGGCGGGTAGAGCTGGGCATCGGAGCGGGCTGGTTCGAGGCCGAGCACACCGCGTATGGCATCGGGTTCCCCGGGACCTCGGAGCGCTTCGACCGGCTGGCCGAGCAGCTCGAGGTGATCACCGGGCTGTGGCGGACACCGGCGGGGGAGCGGTTCGGCCATCCGGGTCCGCACTACCCGATCTCCGACTCCCCGGCGCTGCCCAAGCCGGTGCAGCAGCCCCATCCGCCGGTGATCATCGGCGGCGTGGGCAGGCGCCGTACACCGGTGCTGGCCGCCCGGTTCGCCGCCGAGTTCAACCTTCCCTTCGTCTCGAGGGACACGACCGCCGCCCAGTTCGCGCGCGTACGCCGCGCCTGCGAGGACATCGGTCGCGACCCGGACTCGGTGGTCTGGTCCAACGCGCTCGTGCTGTGCTGCGGGTCCGACGAGGCCGAGATCGCGCGACGGGCGGCAGCGATCGGTCGAGAGGTCGACGAGCTCCGCGAGAACGGCCTCGCCGGGACCCCTGCCGAGGTCGTCGAGCGGATCGGTGAGTTCGCGCGGCTCGGCACCGAGCGGATCTACCTGCAGACCCTGGACCTGAGCGACCTCGACCACCTCGCCCTGGTGGCGGCCGAGGTGATGCCGCATGTCTGA